One window of the Parasphingopyxis algicola genome contains the following:
- a CDS encoding sodium:solute symporter family protein, whose amino-acid sequence MATQTLIYLFVGLSFAMYIGIAIWSRAGSTKEFYVAGGGVNPVVNGMATAADWMSAASFISMAGLIAFLGYDGSVYLMGWTGGYVMLALLLAPYLRKFGQFTVPDFIGTRYYSKAARVVAVICLIFISFTYIAGQMRGVGIVFSRFLDVPINLGVIIGMGIVFVYAVLGGMKGITYTQVAQYCVLIFAYMVPAFFISFLVTGNPIPQLGLGSTVNDGSGMYVLERLDMVLQDLGFGPYTEGSKSMIDVFCITAALMIGTAGLPHVIVRFFTVPKASDARKSAGWALVFIALLYTTAPAVGAFARINFIDTVNEQSYADAPEWFSNWESNDLIAFSDKNGDGVMQYRSGEPFAGSPNFTGETGPSGERLVDNAPNADSTNEVYVDRDIMVLANPEIANLPGWVIALVAAGGLAAALSTAAGLLLVISSSISHDLLKRTFKPNISERGELMAARIAATAAIFVAGYLGIYPPGWVAQVVAFAFGLAAASLFPAIFMGIFSKRMNKEGAIAGMVTGLAFTFLYIAYFKLWSPEANVAANWFLGISPEGIGVIGMLLNFAVAIIVSRMTASPPIEVRQLIDSIRVPRGAGTASAH is encoded by the coding sequence ATGGCTACGCAAACCTTGATCTACCTGTTCGTCGGACTGTCCTTCGCGATGTATATCGGCATCGCGATCTGGTCGCGCGCGGGATCCACCAAAGAATTCTACGTCGCGGGCGGCGGGGTGAATCCGGTCGTCAACGGCATGGCGACAGCGGCCGACTGGATGTCGGCGGCAAGCTTCATCTCGATGGCCGGGCTCATCGCCTTTCTCGGCTATGACGGTTCGGTCTACCTGATGGGCTGGACGGGCGGCTATGTAATGCTCGCCCTGCTGCTCGCACCGTACCTGCGCAAATTCGGCCAGTTCACGGTGCCCGATTTCATCGGCACGCGTTACTATTCGAAGGCCGCGCGCGTCGTCGCCGTGATCTGCCTGATCTTCATCAGCTTCACCTATATCGCCGGCCAGATGCGCGGTGTCGGAATCGTCTTTTCGCGCTTCCTCGACGTGCCGATCAATCTCGGCGTCATCATCGGCATGGGCATCGTCTTCGTCTACGCCGTGCTCGGCGGGATGAAGGGCATCACCTATACCCAGGTCGCGCAATATTGCGTGCTGATCTTCGCCTATATGGTGCCCGCCTTCTTCATCAGCTTCCTCGTCACCGGCAACCCGATCCCGCAACTGGGCCTCGGATCGACCGTCAATGACGGATCGGGGATGTATGTGCTCGAACGATTGGACATGGTGCTCCAGGATCTCGGTTTCGGACCCTATACCGAGGGCTCCAAGTCGATGATCGACGTGTTCTGCATCACCGCCGCGCTGATGATCGGAACGGCGGGGCTGCCGCACGTCATCGTGCGTTTCTTCACGGTGCCGAAAGCGTCCGACGCCCGCAAATCGGCGGGCTGGGCACTGGTCTTCATCGCCCTGCTCTACACCACCGCCCCGGCGGTCGGCGCGTTCGCCCGGATCAATTTCATCGATACGGTCAACGAGCAAAGCTACGCGGATGCACCCGAATGGTTCAGCAACTGGGAGAGTAACGACCTCATCGCCTTTTCGGACAAGAATGGCGACGGTGTGATGCAATATCGCAGCGGCGAGCCCTTTGCCGGATCGCCGAACTTTACCGGCGAAACCGGGCCTTCGGGCGAGCGGCTCGTCGACAATGCGCCCAACGCCGACAGCACCAACGAGGTCTATGTCGATCGCGACATCATGGTGCTCGCCAATCCGGAGATCGCCAACCTGCCCGGCTGGGTGATCGCGCTGGTCGCCGCCGGCGGGCTTGCCGCCGCGCTCTCGACCGCGGCGGGGTTGCTGCTCGTCATCTCCTCCTCGATCAGCCACGACCTGCTCAAGCGGACGTTCAAACCGAACATCAGCGAGCGGGGCGAGCTGATGGCGGCCAGGATCGCGGCGACGGCGGCGATCTTCGTCGCCGGCTATCTGGGCATCTATCCGCCCGGTTGGGTCGCACAGGTCGTGGCCTTCGCCTTCGGGCTGGCCGCGGCCTCGCTGTTCCCGGCGATCTTCATGGGCATCTTTTCCAAGCGCATGAACAAGGAGGGGGCGATCGCCGGCATGGTGACAGGCCTCGCCTTCACTTTCCTCTACATCGCCTATTTCAAACTGTGGAGCCCGGAGGCCAATGTCGCGGCCAACTGGTTCCTGGGCATTTCGCCGGAAGGCATCGGCGTGATTGGCATGCTGCTCAATTTCGCGGTGGCGATCATCGTCTCGCGGATGACGGCGAGCCCGCCGATCGAGGTTCGGCAGCTGATCGATTCGATCCGCGTGCCGCGCGGCGCGGGAACGGCCTCGGCACATTAA
- a CDS encoding DUF4212 domain-containing protein: protein MSDDSSRTSGEDDHVTNDTEQAYWKANIRLLVTLMSIWFIVSFGAGILFRPFLDQFSLGGYPLGFWFAQQGSIYVFIVLIFFYTIRMKQIERTFDLDD, encoded by the coding sequence ATGTCCGACGATAGCAGCCGAACTTCCGGCGAAGACGATCATGTCACGAACGATACCGAACAGGCCTATTGGAAGGCCAATATCCGGCTGCTCGTCACCCTGATGAGCATCTGGTTCATCGTCTCGTTCGGGGCGGGCATCCTGTTCCGGCCGTTCCTCGATCAGTTCTCGCTCGGCGGTTACCCGCTCGGCTTCTGGTTCGCCCAGCAGGGCTCGATCTACGTCTTTATCGTCCTGATCTTCTTCTACACGATCCGCATGAAGCAGATCGAACGCACCTTCGACCTCGACGACTAG
- a CDS encoding exonuclease domain-containing protein — protein MIFGRRGRFERQRNRAAASAKGTPLEDFYAIDPPDFAADADAVEMIAIDLETDGLDAAQDAILEAGWVGLTSRTIRAATAGRLRFRPDCRLSEQSVVIHQIMDDEAADGLAEAEALATLLAALAGAPLVAHFAEIERGFLDAACRRCFGAPFVAPFICTMQLEQRWYPATRAADGLRLGKLRARHGLPAYRAHDGLTDALACAELFLAQRAKRGDAPVRLGDLLAR, from the coding sequence ATGATTTTCGGCAGACGTGGGCGGTTCGAGCGCCAGCGCAACCGCGCCGCGGCGAGCGCGAAGGGCACGCCGCTCGAGGATTTCTACGCGATCGACCCGCCGGATTTTGCGGCCGATGCAGACGCTGTCGAGATGATCGCGATCGATCTCGAAACCGACGGGCTCGATGCGGCGCAGGATGCGATCCTGGAGGCCGGCTGGGTCGGCCTGACGTCTCGCACCATCCGCGCCGCAACGGCCGGGCGGCTGCGCTTCCGGCCCGATTGCAGACTCAGCGAGCAAAGCGTCGTCATCCACCAGATCATGGACGATGAAGCGGCCGATGGTCTTGCCGAAGCCGAAGCGCTCGCAACGTTGCTCGCCGCGCTGGCGGGCGCGCCGCTGGTCGCGCATTTCGCCGAGATCGAGCGCGGCTTTCTCGACGCCGCCTGCCGCCGCTGTTTCGGTGCGCCGTTCGTCGCGCCGTTTATCTGCACCATGCAGCTCGAACAGCGCTGGTATCCGGCGACGCGCGCGGCGGACGGCTTGCGGCTCGGCAAGCTGCGCGCGCGCCACGGCCTGCCCGCCTATCGCGCGCATGACGGGCTGACCGACGCTCTGGCATGCGCCGAGCTGTTCCTCGCCCAGCGCGCGAAACGCGGCGACGCGCCGGTGCGGCTCGGCGATCTCCTCGCCCGTTAG
- a CDS encoding putative nucleotidyltransferase substrate binding domain-containing protein, translating into MEIAEIASFLSRHEPFAALPAPLRDTLSRAIEIRYFPRDSDIIEAGAPNAHLGIVRSGAVELRLGGTELSARLGEGQCFGYPSLLRDGITRNAVVALEDTLLYRLPAENFHALNRESEAFRSFFIADENSRLRRAVKRLETIRNGGDSGAVQTQVGQLLHRRDVVSAHPETPIRDAARLMTETDVSTLPLIADGRLVGIVTDKDLRRRVLGAGRSPDAPVETIMTADPVTVGADDDMLSAMLTMSERNIHHLPVTGADDALIGVLGASDLLNRFGTSAVHVVSRVRGAGDADAVAEAAARLPQALIHLVDSGVDAEHISRFVSSIGEAAHQRLLTLAQDALGPAPSPFALAIFGSLARQEQALGSDQDNGFVFGEGHDPTAHDAYFSELAARLSDGLNAAGYIYCPGDIMATNPRYRKGTADWMADYDGWITTPDPDAILNATIFFDLRGIAGDTGLVDALRADIYARARDNGIFLSFIARAAAKNRVPLGFFRTFLLDHDEREGDVLDLKHQAIAPIVDIARVYALAGGIAEANSKARLAAAVSEGVVGEQAAADLTDCFDFVRGIRFRHQADQIRNGEQPTNKLAPAGLSRFEREHLKDAFKVIREQLDAVGRAFAGGIT; encoded by the coding sequence ATGGAAATTGCAGAAATCGCGTCCTTTCTCTCGCGGCACGAACCGTTCGCCGCCTTGCCCGCGCCCCTGCGCGATACGCTGAGCCGGGCGATCGAGATCCGCTATTTCCCGAGGGATTCTGACATCATCGAAGCCGGCGCGCCCAACGCACATCTCGGCATCGTGCGCTCGGGCGCCGTCGAACTGAGGCTCGGTGGCACCGAGTTGAGCGCGCGGCTCGGCGAAGGGCAATGTTTCGGCTATCCGTCGCTGCTGCGCGACGGCATCACGCGCAACGCGGTCGTCGCGCTCGAGGATACATTGCTGTACCGGCTTCCGGCGGAGAATTTCCACGCGCTGAACCGGGAAAGCGAGGCGTTCCGCAGCTTTTTCATCGCCGACGAGAACAGCCGGCTCAGACGGGCGGTGAAGCGGCTCGAGACGATACGCAACGGCGGCGATTCCGGTGCCGTGCAGACGCAGGTCGGCCAGCTTCTGCACCGCCGGGACGTAGTTTCGGCCCATCCCGAAACCCCGATCCGCGATGCGGCGCGGCTGATGACCGAGACCGATGTGTCCACCCTGCCGCTGATCGCCGACGGCCGGCTCGTCGGGATCGTGACCGACAAGGATCTGCGGCGGCGGGTGCTGGGTGCAGGCCGCTCTCCGGATGCACCGGTCGAAACCATTATGACCGCCGACCCGGTCACCGTCGGCGCCGATGACGATATGCTGTCCGCGATGCTGACGATGAGCGAGCGGAATATCCATCATCTGCCGGTGACCGGGGCAGACGATGCGCTGATCGGCGTGCTCGGCGCCAGCGATCTACTCAACCGCTTCGGGACCAGCGCCGTCCATGTCGTATCCCGCGTGCGCGGAGCAGGGGATGCCGACGCGGTGGCCGAGGCGGCGGCAAGGCTGCCCCAGGCGCTGATCCATCTCGTCGATTCCGGCGTCGATGCCGAGCATATCTCGCGCTTCGTCTCCTCGATCGGCGAAGCGGCGCATCAGCGGCTCCTGACCCTGGCCCAGGACGCGCTCGGCCCGGCGCCTTCGCCGTTCGCACTCGCGATATTCGGTTCGCTGGCGCGGCAGGAGCAGGCGCTCGGCTCCGATCAGGACAATGGCTTCGTCTTCGGCGAGGGCCACGATCCGACCGCGCACGATGCCTATTTCTCCGAACTCGCCGCGCGGCTCAGCGACGGGCTGAACGCGGCGGGCTATATCTATTGCCCGGGCGACATCATGGCGACCAATCCGCGATACCGGAAGGGAACCGCCGACTGGATGGCCGATTATGACGGCTGGATCACCACGCCCGATCCCGACGCGATCCTCAATGCGACGATCTTCTTCGATCTGCGCGGCATCGCGGGCGACACCGGTCTCGTCGATGCATTGCGCGCCGATATCTATGCAAGGGCCCGCGACAACGGGATCTTCCTGTCCTTCATCGCCCGCGCCGCCGCGAAGAACCGCGTCCCGCTCGGTTTCTTCCGGACATTCCTGCTCGATCATGACGAACGGGAAGGCGATGTGCTCGATCTCAAGCACCAGGCCATCGCGCCGATCGTCGATATCGCCCGCGTCTACGCACTGGCGGGCGGGATTGCCGAGGCGAACAGCAAGGCCCGGCTGGCCGCGGCGGTAAGCGAGGGCGTGGTAGGCGAACAGGCGGCGGCCGATCTGACCGATTGTTTCGACTTCGTGCGCGGCATCCGCTTCCGCCACCAGGCGGATCAGATCCGCAACGGCGAGCAGCCGACCAACAAGCTCGCTCCGGCCGGCCTGTCGCGGTTCGAGCGCGAGCATCTGAAGGATGCGTTCAAGGTGATCCGCGAGCAGCTCGACGCCGTCGGCCGGGCCTTTGCCGGCGGCATCACATGA
- a CDS encoding DUF3604 domain-containing protein, translating into MKRTLQRTSAALALSAMILSACQSGEQQQTPQQLANSADGGTAACPSQVYWGDTHLHTANSADAVFNGVRLTTEDALRFARGDQVRSTTGLDAQLSRPLDFLVVSDHAEVIGIGRRIAEGDPELISDPTIRRWHEMMNESLEQSTRAARELIVGYAQDTLPERLADPELARETIVSTWQEHLEAVERYNEPGTFTSFIGYEYTSMPTGNNLHRVVMFRDGTDVFGDTLPFPANQSQDPEDLWAYLAAYEERTGGRAMAIPHNANLSNGLMFAMTDFEGGPPTRDYAERRQRWEPIVEVTQFKGDGEAHPTLSPDDEFADFGNTGWDTANLDASAPKEPGMFAGEYAREALKRGLLLESLLGVNPFQFGMIGATDSHTALATGDEDNYFGKFVADEPNANRAASSVGAAIRGRVGWQYLAGGYAGVWAGANSRAALFDAMARREVYATTGPRMTVRLFAGWGLSEADLGADPCSLYDRAVPMGGNLAGTGEAPRFLVTALMDPEGAHLDRIQIVKGWLDADGELQERVYDVAWGDADERSIDAEGNLAPVGNTVNLETATYENSIGDPELRMVWTDPDFDPSERAFYYVRVLEIPTPRWPVYDRLRFGADIDPQTELVAQERAYSSQVWYSPEA; encoded by the coding sequence ATGAAACGCACACTGCAAAGGACGAGTGCCGCGCTGGCATTGTCGGCCATGATCCTGTCGGCATGCCAGTCCGGCGAGCAACAGCAGACCCCGCAGCAGCTTGCGAATTCGGCGGACGGCGGGACGGCGGCCTGTCCCAGCCAGGTCTATTGGGGCGACACCCATCTCCATACCGCCAACAGCGCCGATGCGGTGTTCAACGGCGTCCGGTTGACGACGGAGGATGCACTGCGGTTCGCGCGCGGGGACCAGGTCCGTTCGACCACCGGCCTCGACGCGCAACTCTCCCGGCCGCTCGATTTCCTCGTGGTGTCGGACCATGCCGAGGTCATCGGCATCGGCCGACGCATCGCGGAGGGCGATCCCGAACTGATTTCCGATCCAACGATCCGGCGCTGGCACGAGATGATGAACGAGAGCCTCGAGCAGTCGACGCGGGCGGCGCGCGAACTCATCGTCGGCTATGCTCAGGACACGTTACCCGAGCGGCTGGCCGATCCCGAGCTGGCGCGCGAGACGATTGTCTCGACCTGGCAGGAGCATCTGGAAGCCGTCGAGCGCTATAACGAGCCCGGCACCTTCACCAGCTTCATCGGCTATGAATATACCTCGATGCCCACCGGCAACAATCTGCATCGCGTGGTGATGTTTCGCGACGGGACGGACGTGTTCGGCGACACGCTGCCGTTCCCGGCCAATCAGAGCCAGGACCCGGAAGACCTTTGGGCCTATCTGGCCGCCTATGAGGAACGGACGGGCGGTCGGGCGATGGCGATTCCGCACAACGCCAATCTTTCCAACGGCCTGATGTTCGCGATGACCGATTTCGAGGGCGGCCCGCCGACCCGCGACTATGCGGAGCGGCGCCAGCGCTGGGAGCCGATCGTCGAAGTCACCCAGTTCAAGGGCGACGGCGAAGCCCATCCCACGCTTTCGCCCGACGACGAATTCGCCGATTTCGGCAATACGGGTTGGGATACCGCCAATCTCGACGCCTCGGCGCCGAAAGAGCCCGGCATGTTCGCCGGCGAATATGCGCGCGAGGCGCTGAAGCGCGGCCTGCTCCTTGAATCCCTGCTCGGCGTCAATCCCTTCCAGTTCGGGATGATCGGGGCGACCGACAGTCACACCGCGCTGGCGACCGGAGACGAGGACAATTATTTCGGCAAGTTCGTCGCCGACGAACCCAATGCTAATCGCGCGGCAAGTTCGGTCGGCGCGGCCATCCGGGGGCGGGTCGGCTGGCAGTATCTCGCCGGCGGCTATGCCGGTGTCTGGGCCGGCGCCAATTCGCGCGCGGCGCTGTTCGATGCGATGGCGCGGCGGGAGGTCTATGCGACGACCGGGCCGCGGATGACGGTGCGGTTGTTCGCCGGATGGGGTCTTTCGGAGGCCGATCTCGGCGCCGACCCGTGCAGCCTTTACGATCGCGCCGTGCCGATGGGGGGCAATCTGGCCGGTACCGGCGAGGCGCCGCGATTCCTTGTCACCGCGCTCATGGATCCGGAAGGCGCCCATCTCGATCGCATCCAGATCGTCAAGGGCTGGCTCGATGCCGATGGCGAGTTGCAGGAGCGGGTCTATGATGTCGCCTGGGGCGATGCCGACGAACGGAGCATCGATGCGGAGGGCAATCTCGCGCCGGTCGGCAACACGGTGAATCTCGAAACGGCGACCTATGAAAACAGCATCGGCGATCCGGAACTCCGGATGGTCTGGACCGATCCCGATTTCGACCCGTCGGAGCGCGCCTTTTATTATGTCCGCGTGCTCGAAATTCCGACGCCGCGCTGGCCCGTCTATGACCGCCTGCGCTTCGGCGCCGACATCGATCCGCAGACGGAACTGGTCGCGCAGGAGCGCGCCTACAGCTCGCAGGTCTGGTATTCGCCGGAAGCCTAG
- a CDS encoding peptidyl-prolyl cis-trans isomerase, which produces MESRWRSLAREPLVHFLVAGLLLFLVLGRSDAVDSGSRTIIVDEDRIARLSANWERIWQRPPTAEELDRAIEAHVREEIYYREALRLSLDQDDIVIRRRLRSKMEFLARATAESESPDEAVLRQWLEDHAALYAPDAITSFDQVYLGEDGEADDVLRRLRQGGDPAALGAPISLPPSMADASRSEIERRFGAAFARAIDLERIGEWQGPVRSGFGRHLIRVTAHETGDPPALADVRQRVENDWRAATLAEREEQAYALLRTRYSVEVADVD; this is translated from the coding sequence ATGGAAAGCCGGTGGCGGTCCCTGGCGCGCGAGCCGCTCGTTCACTTTCTCGTAGCGGGTCTGTTGCTGTTCCTCGTCCTCGGCCGGTCGGATGCAGTCGATTCCGGCAGCCGGACGATCATCGTCGACGAAGACAGGATAGCGCGGCTGTCCGCGAACTGGGAGCGTATCTGGCAGCGTCCGCCGACCGCGGAGGAGCTGGATCGGGCGATCGAGGCCCATGTCCGCGAGGAAATCTATTACCGCGAGGCACTGCGTCTCAGCCTCGACCAGGACGACATCGTTATCCGCCGCCGGCTGCGGTCCAAGATGGAATTTCTCGCCCGGGCGACAGCGGAATCCGAGAGTCCGGACGAGGCGGTACTCCGCCAATGGCTGGAGGATCACGCCGCGCTCTACGCGCCGGATGCGATAACGAGTTTCGATCAGGTCTATCTCGGCGAGGACGGCGAAGCGGACGATGTCCTGCGGCGATTGCGGCAGGGCGGCGATCCGGCGGCACTGGGCGCGCCGATATCGCTGCCGCCGTCCATGGCCGACGCCAGCCGTTCCGAGATCGAGCGCCGGTTCGGCGCGGCTTTTGCGCGCGCGATCGATTTGGAGCGGATCGGGGAGTGGCAGGGGCCGGTCCGTTCGGGCTTCGGCCGTCATCTGATCCGCGTGACGGCGCATGAAACAGGCGACCCGCCGGCGCTCGCCGATGTAAGGCAGCGGGTCGAGAATGACTGGCGGGCCGCGACCCTCGCCGAGCGCGAGGAACAGGCCTATGCGCTTTTGCGGACCCGCTATTCGGTCGAAGTGGCGGACGTCGATTGA
- a CDS encoding HupE/UreJ family protein: protein MKYLVPVLVLLLALLPTAASADEMRPGYLDFTQKSDTRWRLNWKAPFGNGGALAAIPVVPAGCTMGEPVRTPSARAIVTRWPVECSGPVAGRRTGLANFEAGLVDVLVRIAPLDRPVQAFRLTAAEPLAVIAERPGRWQVGRAYLFLGVEHILFGFDHLLFVLALVLLLKGGWTIAKTVTAFTIAHSITLVGVTLGLFGLPQRPVEALIALSILFLAVEIVKSRAGDAPRLSERIPWLVAFLFGLLHGFGFAGALAEIGLPESETPMALLAFNLGVELGQLAIVFVALGMLAMVDHVAHAGAQPAKRFAAYAIGITASYWFIERTFA from the coding sequence TTGAAGTATCTCGTCCCGGTCCTCGTCTTGCTGCTCGCGTTGCTGCCGACCGCCGCATCGGCCGACGAGATGCGGCCCGGCTATCTCGATTTCACCCAGAAAAGCGACACCCGGTGGCGGCTGAACTGGAAGGCCCCGTTCGGCAACGGCGGGGCGCTCGCGGCGATACCGGTGGTCCCGGCCGGCTGCACGATGGGCGAACCCGTGCGGACGCCGTCGGCGCGCGCGATCGTGACCCGGTGGCCGGTCGAATGCAGCGGCCCGGTTGCCGGGCGGAGGACCGGTCTTGCCAATTTCGAGGCCGGCCTTGTCGATGTGCTGGTCCGCATCGCGCCGCTGGACCGGCCGGTGCAGGCGTTCCGGCTGACGGCAGCAGAGCCGCTGGCGGTCATCGCCGAACGGCCCGGTCGGTGGCAGGTGGGGCGCGCCTATCTCTTTCTCGGCGTCGAGCATATCCTGTTCGGTTTCGATCACCTGCTGTTCGTGCTGGCGCTCGTGCTGCTGCTCAAGGGCGGCTGGACGATCGCCAAAACGGTTACCGCCTTCACGATCGCGCACTCGATAACGCTGGTCGGCGTGACGCTCGGCCTTTTCGGGCTCCCGCAGCGTCCCGTCGAAGCCCTTATTGCCCTGTCGATCCTGTTCCTGGCGGTCGAGATCGTCAAAAGCCGCGCCGGCGACGCGCCGCGCCTGTCCGAACGGATCCCTTGGCTCGTCGCCTTTCTGTTCGGCCTGCTCCACGGTTTCGGTTTCGCAGGTGCGCTCGCTGAAATCGGGCTGCCGGAAAGCGAAACGCCCATGGCGCTGCTGGCATTCAATCTCGGCGTGGAACTGGGCCAGCTCGCCATCGTCTTCGTCGCGCTTGGCATGCTCGCAATGGTCGATCACGTTGCGCATGCCGGTGCCCAGCCGGCGAAACGGTTTGCCGCCTACGCGATCGGCATCACGGCCAGTTACTGGTTCATCGAACGCACATTCGCGTGA